Part of the Vigna radiata var. radiata cultivar VC1973A unplaced genomic scaffold, Vradiata_ver6 scaffold_541, whole genome shotgun sequence genome, caaattgaacaaaatcataaactctttcaatgctcaaattcagcaagcatagacaANGGGAGATACCAAAGactggtaggaaaattaatttatttgtgtcatacacgtccagatatcacttatgcagtgaatgttgttagtcaatttatgcatgacccacgaaagcttcatatggatgcagttgagaggattttgagatatttgaagtccgTTCTTGgtaaaggaattttgttctcaaatcatggaAACTTGAAGGTAGAAGGGTTCATAGATGCAGATTGGgtaggttcaaaagatgatagaagatctacctctggatattttacttttatagaaGGAAATCTTGTAACatggaggagtaaaaaacagtctgtagtagcaagatctagtgctgaagcagaatttagaggcatggcactaggtgtatgtgaacttttgtgaaTTAGAAATGTGCtatcagatttgggatttaaaccaaatgaagctatgagtttgtagtgtgacaatacttcggctattgcaattgctcataatcctgttcaacatgatagaacaaagcatgtggagattgatagaaatttcatcaaagagaagattgaagctggaataatttcctttccttttgtaagatcagaGTTACAATTGgttgatgttctcaccaaaggagtgtcaagaagattgtttgatgagtctctattcaagttgggaatgtgtgatatccatgcaccaacttgagcaggggtgttaagatatgccaaatattctaGTAAAGGATATTAagcaatcaaatattatgttaattatattttagatattattataatttgtgcagatttgtgcacatgtttttcctttaatagatgaaggattataggatcttTAATTGtctatatatggtactctattccttaaaataatatatcagaattattttttaaaccttttattatatgGGAATCAAAGTTTACTCTGATTCTATGAGTACTATAGACTTCCTTTTTAAAGGATGTGTTTGTAGTTATTCTTGTTATGCCTTGGAGATATGTTTGTAGCTCTTATGTTCAGAAAATAAAGTATGCCTTTATGAGGTATAAGCTTTGGTTTGAATAAAACCAAATTCGATCCTCATAACTAGGTCAGTCACGAAATCTTTCACTCTTCCGATTCAAGTTTCACATTGCTCGGAGTAGGAACGATCAAGTTTCTACTGACTTTCGCCTCTGGTGCCGCGACGCCATCGACGGGATCCTCGTGAGCATAAAGCAGCTTCAGGATGATGTTAGGTTCCTCCGATCGTTGCCCGCTAAATTCATCCGTTTGTTAAACTTTGCTCTTAGGGTATGTTGATATAGGCCACTGAATGAAGACGTGTTATTCCTCTTACTGATCTGTGTGCTTGCTTAAATTTTCTATGTTGAATGCAGGAAGTACTTGGCAATCATGTTGACTAGAAAGGATCCATTGTTCTACCTCAAAAATTGAGATTCGACTTTTTCTCATGGTAAAGTTTGTTCAATTGGACTATTAGATTATTGTAAGTATAAAGAATTGTTGTTTGCTAAGCTTTAATGATAGGCAAGCCTGTTGACGCCGACAATTTAAGGAGAATTGAGGCAATTGTTAATGAGCAAATTAAAGCTGAATTGGATGTAAGTGCAAAGGAAGCAACTCTTGCCGAAGCCAAGCGTATCAAAGGAAGTCTATGTTATAATTCCTTTTATTATAACTTCAACTTAAcccatatttttattattctactTAATTGAATTTTCTAGGGTCTTACAGTTTTATCCTAGATCATGTTCCTCAATATTTTGCCTTGGTGTCCCGATCCTGTTAGAGTTGTGTCAATTGGACAAAAAGTTGAGGATCTTCTTGCTGACCCTGACAATGAAAAATGGTTATCTATTTCAATAGAACTATGTGGAGGTGAATATTGTACCAATGTTTTTTTAAGgtcttttttctctttattattcGAGGCTCTTCATTTTACTTATTATGCAATTTGATGTGACAGATGTGTAGTGGAGTTGATGAAAATGCAACTGGAGTATGGGCACAGCTTGTGTTTGCACCTATCGATGACTCTTTTGCAAATGATGCTCTGTTACTGCCTTCTGGTTTCCGCATCATATCATTGGATCCTATGATGACgcatttgattttgaaatcaCTTGGTCTTGTTATTTTCTTAAGTAGCTTTTTGAAGGGACTCATGAACATGAACATGTTTTGTCTTACATATGAACATGTTTTGTCTAACATGATTACGTGTTTCTGAATATTTGTTGATTTCATGATGGTCCAACTTCAACTAGGACACTAGATTTGGCATCAGCACTAGACATAGGATCTGGTAATACTCGCCCTGCTGTGAAACTGATCTGAATAACTACAACTTTAAAAACTCATGTACCCTACGTGGTCGTCCGGTCTCCAGGCTGGCCGGCCACGCGAGAACCGGAAatcttaaatttcattttaccGGTGATGCATGACTGGTCAATGAGATCGGGCAACGGACGGTCGGGGTCAAACTTCGCCCTGTCTTCGCGAAGCGTGTACAATCTAAACAACGAACCACATTCTGCTGTCATGTCCGCATGACTATCAATACTCAGAACCGGGCAAAAACCGGTTCGAATGAGATTTATTTGGATGTCAACTTCTCGCGACACTATAGAGACGGCCGTCANAAGCCCGTCCGGTCCAGGTCAACAAAAGTCTCGCAAGCAAAGTAACattaaggtaaaaccagatTAATCTCAACAGGCTTGtgattgggccttgattaagatCCCACTAATCACTGGCCCatagaaaaaactataaataaaagtcataGGTAAGAGGTAGGGGGTTACATTTAATGCGCATTTATTTCACTCTTTCTCTCTAAAAAAGCTTaacattgacttgagcgtcggagtgcttttAGCAGGTGCCCAACCGGATACGTCAGGAGGACAGCGCGGACGGTGAACGGAAGGAGGACCGAGGCGGACAGTTGTGAAGGATACGGACTGACCCAGACCCACAAAGCAGAAAtatttggcgcccaccgtggggccggaggcttatacccaatggtgaccacgagaaaCACTAGCACGGATGAGACGAGCGGCATTGTGCGCGCTTTGGAGATGAGGATGGAAGAGATGCAGAGGAGGCATGAGGAGATGCAAAAGAAACACGAAGAAGAGATGGCGGCCGTGCGGGCCGAGTGCCTAGCTCAGCTCCACGGAGAGAAGGAAAAGCAGACAGGGGAAGACAGCAAGGAGGCCCACAGTAGTGCACAGGGTCAAGGCGACCAAGAGAAAGGGAAGCAGAAGAATACCgaggaggaggagaaggagaaaggAGAGGAAAGTTTGGTGTTGATTAAGTCAGAGATGTCGTCGGTACCAGTGCCATTCGTCCAAGCTGTGATGGACGTCCGTATTTCGGATCAATTCATTCCCCCGCAATTCAAGATGTACGACGGCACCGGTGATCCCGACGCACATGTCAAGTCATTTACCAATGCCATGGCCTTCCGGACGGGAAGTGATGCCATCTGGTGCCGGGCATTCTCACTGTCCCTTGAGGGCAAAGCCTTAGAGTGGTTCAACTTCATACCTAACGGCTCGGTAGAAAACTTCAAAGGACTAAGCGGCATGTTCAGCGATCAATTCGCCACATGCCGACCACAAGATACTACTTTGGTCGATCTGATGAATCTGAAGCAAGGAAAAGAGGAGGCACTTAGAACCTTCATGGACCGATTCACCAAAGCGGTCCGACGGGTCAGGGGACTGAGCGTGGAGATGGCCCTGCAGCGTGTGATGCCGGCCCTTAGGCCGGGACCCTTTAAGGAGAGCGTCTGTCGAAACCCACCTAAGACATTGGAAGAACTACGCCAGCGGGCGGCGGACGAGGCAAGAGTGGAGgagatgaaacaaaattatcGAAGGGAGGTGCAGGAGGCGAAGGATAAGGGCGAGAGCAAACAGGGCCAATCGCAACGACCCGCCGGTGCAAAGGGGCGAGACGGCCCTCGGGTCCCTCGCTTCCCTCAATGCTCCCCGGGCGCGGATACTGCAGGAAGCTCTAAGCACACAGATAATGCGTGCCCCGCAAAAACGTCCAACTCCTCCGGGAGCCGACAACGGTAAACACTGCCTATATCACCAAAATATGGGCCATGACACTGAAGACTGCATGACGCTCAAGGACCGAATAGAGGAGCTCATCCAGGCTGGACATTTGAAACAATACATAAGAAACCACCAGAACGAAACCGTCTCTGCCGGACGTCCACCCCCGAGGGAAAAGAGTTCGAGGTCATTATCGGACAGGGGACATAGAGATGCCCGTCCACGATACCCACGCGGGAACGTCGAACGGGAAAGGAGTTCAGAGAGACGAAGAGAAAGAAGCAGGAGTCGCAGCAGAAGCCGCGCGGGCGGTAACGCGGGACCGCTACGGAGGATGATTAACACGATCTCTGGCGGATTTGCGGGAGGAGGAACGTCGTCATCGGCACGAAAGAGGAGCATCCGCCATCTGCGGTCCATACACGCCGTCGACGTTCCTAAGCGGACGATGCCCCCCATCACATTTTCTGACGCAGATTTTCATGCACCGGATCCGGAGCAGGATGACCCGATGGTCATCACAGTTGAAATCGCGAGGTACGGGGTAAGCAAGGTGTTGGTTGACCAGGGGAGCTCGGTCAACATTTTATACTGGAAAACATTCTGACAAATGGATATCTCCGAAGACCTCATAGTCCTGTACGATGAGCAGCTGGTAGGTTTTGCAGGTGAGCGGGTCGATACCAAAGGTTATCTGGACCTCTGGACGCGTATCGGCGCCGGCCGCGAAACCGATGAGAAGAAGGTACGATACCTGTTGGTAGACGCTAATACGTCTTACAACGTCCTTATAGGACGACCGTGCTTGAACTCCTTCGGGGCCACCATTTCCACCCCCACCTGACGATGAAGTACCCCACGGCTCGGGGAACGATTTGCACCGTCCGGGCCGACCAAAGGGTAGCGCGGGAGTGCTACGCAGCAGGCCTCAGAATGTACCCCAGGGAGACGAGGAGAAGGTTGAGCGGTGCAAGTGTCGCGATGGCCGACCTGGACCCCCGAACCAATACCGAGGACCGCCTCGAGCCACAAGGGGAAACCCAGCCCATGATAGTGGGAAAAGATCCCAACCAGGTCACCAACATAGCCCAAGGACTAGAGGAAAAAGTGGACAAACAACTGCGAGCTACCCTTTGGCGTAACCGGGACCTGTTCGCCTGGACGGCCGCAGACATGCCGGGAATTCACCCCTCTATCATGTCCCACCGCCTGTCCTTATTCAAAGAGGCCAGGCCTATAGCccagaagaagagaaagatgggGGAAGAGAAGAGGGGGGCAATCCAGGAGGAGGTAAAGAAGTTACAGGTGGCTGGATTCATTCGAGAGGTCACATACACCACCTGGCTAGCCAACGTAGTCATGGTGAAAAAGTCGAACGGTCAGTGGCGAATGTGCACAGACTACACTGACTTGAACAAAGCTTGCCCAAAGGATTCATACCCATTGCCCAGCATCGATGTCCTCGTAGACGGAGCGTCCGGACATAGAGTCCTCAGTTTCCTGGACGCCTATTCAGGTTATAACCAGATACCCATGCACGGTCCCGATAAGGAAAAGACGGCCTTCATGGCCGATCAAGCCAACTTTTGCTACGAAGTCATGCCCTTCGGACTAAAGAATGCTGGCGCCACTTACCAGCGTTTGATGAACAAAATCTTTGCTAACCAGATAGGACGTTGCCTGGACGTCTACGTCGACGACATGGTCGTCCGATCAGCACAAGGGATCCAACATTTGCAAGACTTAGAGGAAGTCTTTAGACAAGTACGCCGGTATGGGATGAGGCTCAATCCGGCCAAGTGCACATTCGGGGTGGCTGTTGGTAAATTCCTAGGGTTCATGCTGACGTCCAGGGGAATTGAGGCAAACCCAGACAAATGCGGAGCGGTATTGGAGATGCATGCTCCTCGAACAGTGAAAGACGTTCAAAGACTCGTCGGTCGCTTGACCGCGCTGTCACGATTCATACCAAAATTGGCCGAACGGGCCGCTCCCATcctaaagaaaatgaagaaggcGTCCTCCAACATTTGGGACGACGATTGTGAAGCAGCTTTCCGCGCGATCAAAGATATTCTCACCAACCTCCTGTTATGAACCAACCCTCACCCAGCGAGGACCTCCAGGTTTATCTAGGAATCTCCGAGACCTCAGTCAGTGCAGTCTTGCTGCAAGAAAAACCAACTCCCAAACTGATTTACTTTGTCAGCCGGACACTGACCGACGTCGAGACCAGGTATCAGCAAGTGGAGAAGGTGGCCTTAGCTCTCCTTCATGCTTCTCGGAGGTTGCGCCCGTATTTCCAAAGCCACCAGGTGGTTGTGCGTACCGATCATCCGGTGTCGAAAATACTCAGGAAACCTGACCTAGCCGGAAGGATGGTCGGTTGGGCGGTGGAATTGTCCGAATTCGGCATCAAATACGAGCCAAGAGGTTCTGTGAAAGGGAAACACTTAGCTGACTTCGCGGCTGAAATACCCCTAACCGGCCTCGAAGATTGGATACTGTACGTCGACGGGGCGTCGGGGCGAACGGTTAGCGGGGCAAGAGTCGTTCTGGAAGGCCTACTCACAGCTAGTGGTCGGCCAAATGAACGGCAATTTCCAGGTGCGAGAAGATCACCTCCTAAAGTACTATCACCAGGCCTGTTCTTTGGCGAAGGACTTTGAGGATGTGAACATTCAGCATATCCCTCGGAAACAGAACGCCCGGACGGACCTTCTATCCAAACTCAGTACAGGAAAGGAGAAGGGGCAACTCACGACCATTATCCGGCAGGTCCTTCTACAACCCTCGGTCGAGTGCTTGAGTGTCACGACGGACGATACTGCCGACTGGAGGGTCGAGGTGCGAGGGCTAATCCATAGGCAGGATAGCGGCGAGAGTCTCAGCCTGACGGACTCCAAAAGAGTCGCCCGATTCATGATAATTGGTAATGACCTGTATCGCCGGGGTTTCTCGTCCCCCCTACTCAAATGCTTGGCGGATGACGAAGCAGAGTATGTGATGAACGAGTTACACCACGGAATATGTGGCTTCCACACGGGCGGGCGAGCACTCAAGGCCAAGGCGTTACGGGCAGGGTAATACTGATCAACAATGGAAGACGATACCGCAAAATTCACTCGTCGGTGCATCCAATGCCAGGCCCATGCTAACAATCACCATACCCCCTCGCAAAGGTTGCACACCATCGTTTCTCCTTGGCCGTTCGCgcaatggggaatggacattgTCGGACCATTCCCCCCGGCCACAGGTCAACGAAAGTTCTTGCTGGTGGCCATCGACTATTTTACGAAGTGGGTGGAGGCCGAGCCTCTCGCCTCCATCACAGCCTCGCAAGTCCAAAAATTTTGTTGGAAGCTCATTTGCAGGTTCGGATTGCCCCGAACGTTCGTGACCAACAATGGTAGGCAGTTCATCGACCAAAGGTTGGAAACGTTCTTTAGAGAATTGGGGATAAAGCATGCGACAAGCTCAGTGGAGCACCCTCAGACGAACGGGCAGGCTGAGGCAGTTAACAAGACCATCGTGGCCGAACTTAAACGAAGGTTGGGAGACAAGAAAGGAGCTTGGGCGGATCACTTGCCCGAGGTCCTCTGGGCTTACCGATGCACTCCGCACGGCACGACTGAAGAAACGCCCTTTAACCTGACATACGGGACCGATGCCATGTTGCCAGTTGAGCTTGGCGAACCCTCCTTACGATGAAGCATCGAGAATCTCCAGATGAACG contains:
- the LOC111240957 gene encoding uncharacterized protein LOC111240957, translated to MVTTRNTSTDETSGIVRALEMRMEEMQRRHEEMQKKHEEEMAAVRAECLAQLHGEKEKQTGEDSKEAHSSAQGQGDQEKGKQKNTEEEEKEKGEESLVLIKSEMSSVPVPFVQAVMDVRISDQFIPPQFKMYDGTGDPDAHVKSFTNAMAFRTGSDAIWCRAFSLSLEGKALEWFNFIPNGSVENFKGLSGMFSDQFATCRPQDTTLVDLMNLKQGKEEALRTFMDRFTKAVRRVRGLSVEMALQRVMPALRPGPFKESVCRNPPKTLEELRQRAADEARVEEMKQNYRREVQEAKDKGESKQGQSQRPAGAKGRDGPRVPRFPQCSPGADTAGSSKHTDNACPAKTSNSSGSRQR
- the LOC111240956 gene encoding uncharacterized protein LOC111240956, whose amino-acid sequence is MGHDTEDCMTLKDRIEELIQAGHLKQYIRNHQNETVSAGRPPPREKSSRSLSDRGHRDARPRYPRGNVERERSSERRRERSRSRSRSRAGGNAGPLRRMINTISGGFAGGGTSSSARKRSIRHLRSIHAVDVPKRTMPPITFSDADFHAPDPEQDDPMVITVEIARYGLVGFAGERVDTKGYLDLWTRIGAGRETDEKKVRYLLVDANTSYNVLIGRPCLNSFGATISTPT